A region from the Cellvibrio sp. PSBB006 genome encodes:
- a CDS encoding LysR family transcriptional regulator — MNVRHLTFRLLQVYVAVIRTGSISQAAMDLHLTQPTVSLQIKRLTEAVGHPLLENREGLYKPTLVGKELYRAALDALTRFDDFKLFLNDAEQGNRGHFSLGIVTTAKYVVPRLLSPYAQQYPGVDVTLNIGNRETIVKRFDNQRDDLYLFSHPPTGNNVISGRFLRNPLVMIAPVTHWAARRDEVDIAALINERFLMREPGSATRMVTETWLRDHNIQLTKTLQIESNEAIRLSVETGLGLAVLSEHTLAQANANLAVVNVKGFPLLSHWYVVRSGDKRLPAAANQFLKFMNDHLNEWVEEKYVQNEIAKLILS, encoded by the coding sequence ATGAATGTTCGCCATCTGACCTTTCGCTTGCTGCAGGTGTACGTGGCCGTCATCCGGACAGGCTCCATATCCCAGGCGGCGATGGATTTACACCTGACCCAGCCAACCGTTTCCCTCCAGATAAAACGGTTAACCGAAGCCGTGGGTCATCCGCTGCTTGAGAACCGAGAGGGTTTGTACAAACCAACCCTGGTTGGGAAAGAGCTATACCGCGCGGCATTGGATGCGCTGACCCGTTTTGATGACTTCAAGCTTTTTCTCAATGATGCGGAGCAGGGCAACCGAGGGCATTTCAGTCTGGGTATTGTCACGACTGCCAAATATGTTGTGCCGCGTTTGCTCAGTCCTTATGCGCAACAATACCCGGGTGTGGACGTTACACTGAATATCGGAAACCGTGAGACGATTGTTAAACGGTTTGATAATCAACGGGATGATTTATATCTGTTCAGCCACCCGCCGACAGGCAACAACGTGATAAGCGGGAGGTTTTTGCGTAATCCGCTGGTGATGATCGCCCCTGTCACTCACTGGGCCGCACGGCGGGACGAGGTGGATATTGCGGCGTTAATCAACGAACGTTTTTTGATGCGCGAGCCCGGCAGCGCAACGCGCATGGTGACCGAGACCTGGTTGCGTGACCACAATATCCAGCTGACAAAAACCCTGCAAATTGAAAGCAATGAAGCGATTCGCCTGAGTGTGGAAACAGGCTTGGGTCTGGCGGTTCTTTCTGAGCATACTCTGGCGCAGGCTAATGCAAACCTGGCCGTTGTGAATGTAAAAGGTTTTCCGTTGCTCAGTCATTGGTATGTGGTAAGGAGCGGTGATAAACGTCTTCCGGCAGCGGCAAACCAGTTCCTGAAATTCATGAATGACCATTTAAATGAGTGGGTGGAAGAAAAGTATGTTCAGAACGAGATTGCAAAGCTGATCTTGTCATGA
- a CDS encoding acyl-[ACP]--phospholipid O-acyltransferase, whose amino-acid sequence MSQLVKIRGFIPYLLVVFLNAFVDLGHKIVIQNTVFKVYDGQQQIILTAIVNALILLPFILLFSPAGFFSDRFPKNKVMRFSAWAGVVITLMITACYYAGWFWAAFGLTFMLAIQSAIYSPAKYGYIKELVGTERLAHANGAVQAITIVGILLGTFVFSGLFEILLLERSTDNTTVILERIAPLGWLLVLLASIELVLSYRLPQQSRPDVQKIFSVSRYVKLDYLQQNLRALRGRPVIWLSIVGLSTFWAISQVLLAAFPDFAETRLAETNTLVIQGLLACSGLGIMIGAVLAGRFSQKHIETGLVPLGALGIAITLALLPTLDSYTALAFNFTVLGMMGGLFMIPLNALIQYHAKEQELGTVLAGNNWVQNVTMLSFLGLTVAFAYFGFNSAMLLGLLTLVAVVGTGYTVKQLPHSFVRFLVSLLFKHRYRIDVLHFDNLPARGGVLLLGNHISWIDWALVQIACPRPVRFVMQREIYNRWYLKPLLSRLGMIPISSGNSKEALGRVNELLRNGEVVCLFPEGAISRNGHLGKFHSGYERTVEGVENAVIVPFYLRGLWGSAFSRSAGKLRDETSLLDRSLGNRRDIIVAFGKSLPLTTKTAELKQKVFELSVDAWEEHTHNLDPLALTWLKTAKRNRLQHFMVDGEGTTFNYGRTLAATLAFAKAMRGYTNDANVGLVLPASSASLISNMAVLLNGQTTVNINYTSSVSAVQASLRTAAIKTVFTSRRFMTKLEQRGIAIETMLTDVQIVFLEDVKAALSKWDLLRAMLFSLLPADIIYWLLGRQRKLDDPAAILFSSGSEGTPKGIVLSHRNIIANCKQISDVLDTRKSDVFMNSLPPFHSFGLTVTTMMPMLEGIPVVCHPDPTDVVGIAKAIARYRATVLCGTATFLRLYTRNSKVEPLMLDSLRIVVAGAEKLQERVRSEFEMKFSKKIFEGYGTTETTPVISVNIPDMLDTVYWKLQKGNQPGTVGMPLPGSSIRIVDPDTLETLPQGEDGLILVSGTQLMLGYLNDDEKTAQAIVTLDNRRWYKTGDKGHLDEDGFLTIVDRYSRFAKIGGEMISLGAVEEKARDIFDNPDIELAAVALSDEKKGERIILCVTGNSTDTTPAELRQQLLNGGMEGLMLPAEIQVMPELPKLGTGKMDYKALLQQLLA is encoded by the coding sequence ATGTCACAGCTCGTCAAGATTCGCGGGTTTATCCCTTACCTGCTGGTGGTTTTCCTCAATGCGTTTGTGGATCTCGGCCACAAGATCGTTATCCAGAATACAGTCTTTAAAGTCTATGACGGACAACAGCAGATTATCCTTACCGCCATTGTCAACGCCCTGATCCTGCTGCCGTTTATCCTGTTGTTTTCTCCCGCCGGTTTTTTCTCTGACCGTTTCCCCAAAAATAAAGTGATGCGCTTCAGCGCCTGGGCGGGGGTAGTCATTACCTTGATGATCACCGCCTGTTATTACGCTGGCTGGTTCTGGGCCGCGTTCGGCCTGACATTTATGCTCGCCATCCAGAGCGCTATCTACAGCCCGGCGAAATACGGTTACATCAAGGAATTGGTTGGCACGGAACGCCTGGCCCATGCCAACGGTGCGGTACAAGCCATTACTATTGTTGGCATTCTCCTGGGTACTTTTGTGTTTTCCGGCTTGTTCGAAATTCTGCTGCTGGAACGCAGCACCGATAACACGACGGTGATATTGGAACGTATTGCGCCGTTGGGTTGGTTGCTGGTGTTGTTGGCCAGCATCGAACTGGTGTTGAGTTATCGGTTGCCCCAACAATCACGCCCCGATGTGCAAAAAATATTCTCCGTTTCACGTTATGTGAAGCTGGATTACCTGCAACAAAATCTGCGTGCGTTGCGCGGCCGCCCGGTCATCTGGTTGTCTATCGTCGGACTCTCTACTTTCTGGGCTATCTCACAAGTTTTGCTCGCCGCCTTTCCCGATTTTGCCGAAACACGCCTGGCCGAAACCAATACCCTGGTGATTCAGGGGCTGCTTGCGTGCAGTGGTTTGGGCATCATGATCGGCGCCGTCCTCGCTGGCCGTTTTTCGCAAAAACATATCGAAACCGGGCTCGTTCCGCTCGGCGCCCTGGGCATTGCCATCACCCTGGCGCTCTTACCCACGCTCGACTCTTACACGGCACTGGCTTTCAATTTTACGGTGCTGGGGATGATGGGTGGCCTGTTTATGATTCCGCTGAATGCGTTAATTCAATACCACGCAAAAGAACAGGAGTTGGGTACCGTACTGGCTGGCAATAACTGGGTGCAGAATGTGACCATGCTCAGCTTCCTGGGCCTCACTGTTGCCTTTGCTTATTTTGGTTTTAACAGCGCGATGCTGCTCGGATTATTAACGCTGGTGGCTGTTGTTGGTACGGGCTATACCGTAAAACAATTACCGCATTCGTTTGTGCGTTTCCTGGTGAGCTTGTTGTTTAAACATCGCTATCGCATTGATGTTTTACATTTCGACAATTTGCCGGCGCGCGGCGGTGTATTGCTGCTGGGCAATCACATCAGCTGGATTGATTGGGCACTGGTACAGATCGCGTGCCCACGGCCGGTGCGTTTTGTGATGCAACGGGAGATTTACAACCGCTGGTACCTGAAACCCTTGCTGAGTCGTTTGGGCATGATTCCGATTTCCTCCGGCAACAGCAAAGAAGCGCTTGGCCGTGTTAATGAATTGCTGCGCAACGGCGAAGTGGTTTGTTTATTTCCGGAAGGTGCCATCAGTCGCAATGGTCATTTAGGAAAATTTCATTCCGGTTATGAACGCACGGTCGAAGGTGTAGAGAATGCCGTGATCGTACCCTTTTATTTACGTGGATTATGGGGTAGCGCCTTCTCACGTTCAGCTGGCAAATTGCGCGATGAAACCTCATTACTGGATCGCAGTCTCGGTAATCGTCGCGATATCATTGTTGCCTTTGGCAAATCATTACCACTCACCACCAAAACCGCTGAACTCAAACAAAAAGTCTTCGAACTTTCTGTGGATGCCTGGGAAGAACACACGCACAACCTGGACCCGCTGGCCTTAACCTGGCTGAAGACCGCCAAGCGCAATCGTCTGCAACATTTTATGGTTGATGGCGAAGGCACAACCTTCAATTATGGACGCACTCTCGCAGCCACACTGGCCTTTGCTAAAGCGATGCGCGGTTATACCAACGACGCGAACGTTGGCTTGGTACTACCCGCTTCCAGCGCAAGCCTGATCAGCAACATGGCCGTATTGCTCAACGGTCAAACCACCGTAAATATCAACTACACCAGTAGCGTCAGCGCCGTGCAGGCAAGTTTGCGCACAGCCGCTATCAAGACCGTGTTTACCTCGCGTCGTTTTATGACAAAGCTGGAGCAACGTGGCATAGCCATCGAGACCATGCTGACGGATGTACAGATTGTTTTTCTTGAAGATGTGAAAGCTGCATTAAGCAAATGGGATTTGCTGCGCGCTATGTTGTTCTCATTATTACCTGCGGACATCATTTATTGGCTGTTGGGAAGGCAGCGTAAACTGGATGATCCGGCGGCGATTTTATTCAGTAGCGGCAGCGAAGGTACACCAAAAGGTATCGTATTGAGCCATCGCAACATCATCGCCAACTGCAAACAAATCAGTGATGTATTGGATACCCGCAAAAGCGATGTCTTTATGAATTCGCTGCCTCCATTCCACTCATTCGGTTTAACCGTCACCACCATGATGCCGATGCTTGAAGGTATCCCTGTCGTCTGTCACCCCGACCCGACCGACGTTGTCGGTATCGCCAAAGCCATCGCCCGTTACCGCGCTACCGTGTTGTGTGGTACTGCCACCTTCCTGCGCCTGTATACTCGCAACAGCAAAGTTGAACCACTGATGCTCGATTCACTGCGCATCGTCGTCGCCGGTGCGGAAAAGTTACAGGAACGGGTGCGCAGTGAATTTGAAATGAAATTCAGTAAAAAAATCTTTGAAGGTTACGGCACTACTGAAACAACGCCGGTTATCAGCGTTAACATTCCTGACATGCTGGATACCGTTTATTGGAAACTGCAAAAAGGCAACCAACCCGGCACCGTCGGCATGCCATTACCGGGTAGCAGTATTCGCATCGTCGATCCGGATACGCTTGAAACCTTGCCTCAGGGTGAAGATGGTTTGATCCTGGTTTCCGGCACGCAATTGATGCTCGGCTACTTGAATGACGATGAAAAAACGGCCCAGGCTATCGTCACCCTCGACAACCGTCGCTGGTACAAAACCGGCGATAAAGGTCATCTCGATGAAGATGGTTTTCTCACCATCGTCGACCGCTATTCACGCTTCGCCAAGATCGGCGGCGAGATGATCAGTCTCGGTGCTGTTGAAGAGAAAGCGCGGGATATTTTCGATAATCCCGATATTGAATTAGCCGCCGTTGCGTTGAGCGATGAGAAAAAAGGGGAGCGCATTATTCTTTGCGTTACCGGCAACTCTACTGACACAACGCCTGCTGAACTGCGTCAACAACTGCTTAACGGCGGCATGGAAGGTTTGATGCTACCGGCAGAGATTCAGGTGATGCCAGAGTTGCCAAAACTCGGCACCGGAAAGATGGATTACAAAGCGCTGTTACAGCAATTACTGGCGTAA